The Pirellulales bacterium genome includes a window with the following:
- a CDS encoding sodium:solute symporter family protein, whose product MQGIFWAGVIAMAAMFALFLAVGWWAGRKVHHSPGELLLAGRNIPLWIAVLTTTATWVDGGYLLGTVEKTQSGLAAGLQGGICFGISLILGGLIFAGPMRRWEFTTLVDPFEVRFGRGWAAVLFLPAMLGELFWSAELLVAIGATCSVILNVELTTAIIVSAAVVTGYTVVGGMWSVAYTDVFQIMLVPIGMLAALPFALSETGGLQAAWDYYSQQMGSLAAPLAPLTGGDPHWPLAMRCGWWDLSIMLVLGGIPWNCYFQRVLSCQTVAKARWHSVIAGGLTIALTVPPVLLGIAAFAYSGWDDQQRAALADNPTMALPMLLRQATPPAVATLGLGAIVGAVTSSFSASILSAGSMFSWNIFHRIFAPQGSIPALRHVIRGSIVVLAVSATAMALAVRSVAELWFFTSDLVFVLLFPQLVMALFDPRANRSGSMAAFGVSLVLRLGGGIPIFGLPALVPYAEIWSSLSGQDPTEWYDLATGESVFPCRVLAAAVGLVILPVVSRLTARWDPPRVLGRVEN is encoded by the coding sequence ATGCAGGGCATCTTCTGGGCGGGCGTAATTGCCATGGCGGCGATGTTTGCCCTGTTTTTAGCCGTTGGCTGGTGGGCCGGGCGCAAAGTTCACCACTCGCCTGGCGAGTTGCTGCTGGCGGGCCGCAACATACCCCTTTGGATCGCCGTGCTAACGACCACGGCCACCTGGGTCGATGGCGGATACCTGCTGGGTACTGTCGAAAAGACACAGTCGGGACTGGCGGCCGGGCTGCAAGGGGGAATTTGCTTCGGCATCAGCCTGATACTCGGTGGCTTGATCTTTGCAGGTCCGATGCGCCGCTGGGAATTCACGACGCTGGTCGATCCCTTCGAGGTGCGATTCGGACGCGGTTGGGCTGCCGTGCTTTTCTTGCCGGCGATGTTAGGCGAACTTTTTTGGAGCGCCGAGTTGCTGGTCGCCATCGGGGCCACATGCAGTGTGATCCTGAACGTCGAACTCACGACGGCCATTATCGTGTCGGCTGCGGTCGTCACGGGCTACACGGTCGTCGGTGGTATGTGGTCCGTGGCATACACCGATGTTTTTCAGATTATGCTCGTGCCAATTGGCATGTTGGCGGCGCTGCCGTTTGCACTGTCCGAGACAGGCGGACTGCAGGCCGCCTGGGATTATTATTCTCAACAGATGGGATCGCTCGCCGCACCGCTCGCGCCACTTACCGGCGGCGATCCGCACTGGCCACTGGCCATGCGCTGCGGGTGGTGGGATCTCAGCATCATGCTTGTGCTGGGAGGCATACCTTGGAATTGCTATTTCCAACGGGTGCTGTCTTGCCAAACGGTCGCCAAAGCGCGCTGGCATTCGGTCATTGCCGGTGGACTAACGATCGCCTTGACCGTGCCACCGGTGTTGCTGGGAATTGCGGCGTTCGCTTATTCCGGCTGGGATGATCAGCAGCGGGCCGCACTGGCCGACAATCCGACGATGGCCCTGCCGATGTTATTGCGCCAGGCCACACCGCCTGCCGTGGCGACGCTCGGACTGGGCGCCATCGTGGGGGCCGTCACATCGAGCTTTAGCGCTTCGATACTTTCCGCTGGATCGATGTTCAGTTGGAATATCTTCCACCGGATTTTTGCGCCCCAGGGATCGATCCCTGCACTGCGCCATGTGATTCGCGGATCGATCGTCGTATTGGCCGTCAGCGCGACCGCTATGGCACTGGCCGTACGCAGCGTCGCCGAGCTATGGTTCTTTACCTCGGACCTGGTGTTCGTGCTGCTCTTTCCCCAATTGGTCATGGCGCTGTTCGACCCTCGGGCCAACCGCAGCGGATCTATGGCGGCCTTCGGCGTCTCGCTGGTGCTGCGGCTGGGAGGGGGAATTCCGATCTTCGGGCTGCCTGCGCTAGTGCCGTATGCCGAGATCTGGTCGAGTCTGAGTGGCCAGGACCCGACCGAGTGGTATGATTTGGCGACGGGTGAATCGGTCTTTCCGTGCCGCGTTTTGGCTGCCGCCGTCGGCCTGGTGATTCTGCCCGTGGTCAGTCGCCTGACGGCGCGCTGGGACCCGCCTCGCGTTCTTGGTAGAGTCGAGAACTGA
- a CDS encoding cyclase family protein translates to MFDRVRIIDLSVALAHQAVSEPMPASIHYVDHAGEGLSQMQQFFGVGTEDLVFSKGQGWAIEQITAISHTGTHVDAPYHYGAMSEQRSARTIDQVPLEWCFAPGVVIDVRHVAPGEFITVEHLQAALAKIRYQLQPRDIVLLQTDADKRMDTPAYFAQPGLGREGTLWLVEQGVRVIGIDAYTLDRPFASMVADFRRTGDGRYIWPAHFAGITREYCQIEKLANLDQIPRPHGFYVSCLPIKIERASAGWCRAVALVPDV, encoded by the coding sequence ATGTTCGATCGAGTGCGGATTATCGATCTCAGTGTGGCACTAGCGCATCAGGCGGTCAGCGAGCCGATGCCGGCGTCGATTCATTATGTAGACCATGCCGGCGAGGGGCTGTCGCAGATGCAGCAGTTCTTCGGCGTTGGCACCGAGGATCTGGTGTTTTCCAAGGGGCAGGGCTGGGCCATCGAACAGATCACCGCCATCTCGCACACCGGCACCCACGTCGACGCGCCGTATCACTACGGCGCCATGTCCGAGCAGCGGTCGGCGCGCACCATCGACCAGGTTCCACTGGAGTGGTGTTTTGCCCCCGGCGTCGTGATCGACGTGCGGCACGTCGCGCCGGGCGAGTTCATCACCGTCGAACATCTACAAGCGGCGCTCGCCAAGATTCGCTATCAATTGCAACCTCGCGACATCGTGTTGCTGCAAACCGACGCGGACAAGCGGATGGACACGCCAGCCTATTTCGCCCAGCCGGGCCTGGGACGCGAAGGCACCTTGTGGCTGGTGGAACAAGGGGTGCGGGTCATCGGGATCGACGCCTACACGCTGGACAGGCCGTTCGCTTCGATGGTGGCGGATTTCCGCCGCACGGGCGATGGTCGCTATATCTGGCCGGCCCACTTTGCGGGGATCACGCGCGAATACTGTCAGATCGAAAAACTAGCGAACCTCGACCAGATCCCGCGGCCGCACGGTTTCTATGTGTCGTGCCTGCCGATCAAGATCGAGCGGGCCAGTGCCGGCTGGTGCCGTGCGGTGGCGCTGGTGCCGGACGTTTGA
- a CDS encoding alpha-E domain-containing protein, with protein MLSRVADSIFWMNRYIERAENVARFIEVNLHLTLGLTNGFVNQWEPLVTTTGDHEGFIERYGVATQKNVIDFLTFDKDNPNSIVSCLRSARENARSVREIISSAMWLELNKFYLTVRGASHGWSMARAHDFFDQVITSSHLLAGITDATMSHGEAWHFARMGLLLERADKTSRILDVKYFILLPAIRDVGTPLDTIQWAALLKSASALEMYRKSRGRITPSSVVDFLILDRHFPRSIRFCLLAAEDSLHRITGSDHGTFSNAAEQRLGRLRAELDYTQVNDIINQGLHEYLDQFQTKLNQVGEGISETFFAPRPVDAPAVMSQRQFQ; from the coding sequence ATGCTCAGCCGCGTTGCCGACTCGATCTTCTGGATGAACCGCTACATCGAGCGGGCCGAAAACGTGGCGCGCTTCATCGAAGTGAACTTGCACCTCACGCTGGGCCTGACCAACGGCTTTGTCAACCAGTGGGAGCCGCTGGTGACGACCACCGGCGACCACGAAGGTTTCATCGAGCGCTACGGAGTCGCCACGCAAAAGAACGTGATCGACTTCCTGACATTCGACAAGGATAACCCCAACTCGATCGTCTCCTGCTTGCGCTCGGCGCGCGAGAACGCCCGCAGTGTGCGCGAAATCATCTCCTCGGCCATGTGGTTGGAATTAAACAAGTTCTACTTGACCGTGCGTGGTGCCTCGCACGGCTGGTCCATGGCCCGGGCGCATGACTTCTTCGACCAGGTGATCACGTCCAGCCACCTGCTGGCCGGCATTACCGATGCCACGATGTCGCATGGCGAGGCTTGGCACTTTGCCCGCATGGGGCTGCTGCTCGAACGGGCCGACAAGACCTCGCGTATTCTCGACGTGAAGTACTTTATTCTGCTTCCCGCGATTCGCGACGTCGGCACGCCGCTCGACACGATTCAATGGGCGGCCCTGCTCAAGTCCGCTAGCGCGCTGGAAATGTACCGCAAGAGCCGCGGCCGCATCACGCCCAGTTCGGTCGTCGATTTTCTGATTCTCGATCGACATTTTCCCCGCTCGATTCGCTTCTGCCTGCTGGCGGCCGAGGACTCGTTGCATCGCATCACTGGCAGCGATCACGGCACATTTTCGAACGCGGCCGAACAGCGGCTCGGCCGCCTCCGCGCCGAACTCGATTACACGCAAGTCAACGACATCATCAACCAGGGGCTGCACGAATACCTGGACCAGTTCCAGACAAAGCTCAATCAGGTTGGCGAGGGCATTTCTGAGACCTTTTTCGCTCCCCGCCCGGTCGATGCGCCGGCCGTGATGTCGCAACGGCAATTTCAGTAA
- a CDS encoding alginate lyase family protein: MRIIAFTGFRLALVGCCLTASLATGSDQAPSGSLAAFGPLLERAEAELSVPLATVMDKQLAPPSGDRHDYFALSPYHWPNPDSSDGRPYVFRDGQVNPAAEGDGYDRMAYFRMGDAVTYLAVAFDVTKEARYARRAAEWLRAWFVMPATRMNPNLRFAQCIPGDAEGLPIGLIRGMTIIDVVRAERLLIGTAAWTHEDADALRGWAQDYLRWLREDSLGQREARAQNNHGTWYDAQLASLACYLGDVRLARQVVATAATTRIAKQVQPTGRQPFELMRTKSWDYSVMNLEALVTMADVGSAVNEDLWNFSTPDGRSIRRALDFLLPFATGADDWPSKQIKPFERGRLAPVLRRAAIAFPEGPYTVALDKVGPLDAATLLRCRLLEIPLSP, translated from the coding sequence ATGCGGATAATAGCGTTCACAGGCTTTCGTTTGGCCTTGGTCGGGTGCTGCCTTACGGCCTCCTTGGCCACGGGCAGCGATCAGGCGCCATCGGGTTCGCTAGCGGCGTTCGGTCCGCTTCTGGAACGTGCGGAAGCGGAACTAAGCGTGCCGCTGGCGACGGTCATGGATAAACAACTGGCACCCCCTAGCGGCGACCGGCACGATTATTTTGCCCTCAGCCCCTATCACTGGCCGAACCCGGATTCGTCCGACGGCCGCCCCTACGTGTTTCGCGATGGCCAGGTGAACCCCGCGGCCGAAGGGGATGGTTACGACCGCATGGCGTACTTCCGCATGGGAGATGCGGTTACTTATTTGGCCGTCGCCTTCGACGTGACCAAGGAGGCACGATATGCGCGGCGGGCCGCCGAGTGGCTGCGGGCCTGGTTCGTCATGCCGGCGACACGCATGAATCCGAACTTACGCTTTGCGCAGTGCATTCCTGGCGATGCGGAAGGCTTGCCGATCGGCCTTATTCGCGGAATGACGATCATTGATGTCGTGCGGGCCGAGCGTCTTCTGATCGGCACGGCCGCATGGACACACGAAGATGCCGACGCCCTGCGAGGTTGGGCACAAGACTACCTGCGCTGGCTACGCGAAGATTCCCTCGGACAGCGCGAAGCCCGCGCACAAAACAATCACGGCACCTGGTACGACGCGCAGCTAGCCAGTCTCGCCTGCTATCTCGGTGACGTACGATTGGCACGGCAAGTGGTCGCTACGGCTGCCACGACGCGCATTGCCAAGCAAGTGCAGCCGACCGGCCGCCAACCCTTCGAGCTCATGCGCACCAAGTCTTGGGATTATTCGGTCATGAATTTAGAAGCCCTGGTGACAATGGCGGATGTGGGTAGCGCCGTGAACGAAGATCTGTGGAATTTCTCGACGCCCGACGGACGAAGCATACGCCGAGCGCTCGATTTTCTCCTTCCTTTTGCGACTGGGGCCGACGACTGGCCGTCGAAGCAGATCAAACCGTTCGAGCGCGGCAGATTGGCGCCGGTTCTGCGGCGTGCGGCGATTGCATTTCCGGAGGGGCCCTACACCGTTGCGCTTGACAAGGTTGGCCCGTTGGACGCTGCCACGTTATTGCGCTGCCGGTTGCTGGAGATACCGCTCTCGCCGTGA
- a CDS encoding sugar phosphate isomerase/epimerase family protein, translating into MIPTLFSVSYAGYWGQHRLNVSEFLHKAAALGYTAVEIGGKRPHLSPLDYQDLSLLDAIREEAAKLRIEIASVAGYTDFTAGRSAPEVPLVEMQLDYVTQLAGMAARLGAKIVRVFSWYSPHAVEFNADWRKCVDALREAAERVARHGVVLGLQNHHDVGISVDAYEELLDDVNHPNLKAMFDPWSVALTGGNLQEAARRMAPRMVQTTLADYIQIERFAYDPSIVNYRKLDPPALRAVPLGDGFLDLPSFFTGLREGGFKGFVAYEMCSPLRGGGTEANLDAAAARSLQHIRSLTGER; encoded by the coding sequence GTGATTCCCACGTTGTTCTCCGTGAGCTATGCCGGCTACTGGGGCCAACATCGGCTGAACGTTAGCGAATTCCTGCACAAGGCTGCTGCGCTTGGGTATACGGCCGTCGAGATTGGAGGAAAACGCCCGCACTTGTCGCCGTTGGACTACCAGGACTTGTCATTGCTGGATGCGATTCGCGAGGAAGCCGCCAAGTTGCGGATCGAGATCGCTTCGGTCGCGGGTTACACCGACTTCACCGCGGGACGATCGGCGCCGGAAGTGCCCCTGGTCGAGATGCAACTCGATTACGTGACGCAGTTGGCCGGAATGGCAGCGCGTTTGGGCGCGAAAATCGTCCGCGTCTTCAGTTGGTATTCTCCCCATGCCGTCGAATTCAACGCCGATTGGCGCAAGTGTGTCGACGCCCTGCGCGAGGCCGCCGAGCGCGTCGCCCGTCACGGCGTCGTGCTCGGTTTGCAAAATCACCACGACGTGGGGATTTCGGTAGACGCCTACGAGGAATTACTAGACGACGTCAATCATCCCAACCTCAAGGCGATGTTCGACCCGTGGTCGGTGGCGTTGACCGGGGGCAATCTGCAAGAGGCCGCGCGGCGAATGGCACCGCGCATGGTGCAGACCACTCTGGCCGACTACATACAGATCGAGCGATTCGCTTACGATCCGAGCATCGTCAATTATCGCAAGCTCGATCCGCCTGCCCTGCGCGCCGTTCCCTTGGGTGACGGCTTTCTCGATTTGCCGTCGTTCTTCACCGGCTTGCGCGAGGGCGGCTTTAAAGGGTTCGTGGCTTACGAAATGTGCTCGCCTTTGCGCGGTGGCGGGACCGAAGCCAATTTGGATGCGGCCGCAGCGCGGAGCCTGCAGCACATCCGATCCCTTACGGGCGAGCGCTGA
- a CDS encoding serine/threonine-protein kinase produces MADVSPNLRESPADPDLSGRQFDDFRLLRRLARGAMAEVYLAEQGSLRRQVAVKVLKSDLAKDESYVKRFHNEAHAAASLVQANIVQIYAVGCADGVHYIAQEYVQGQNLREWMSRRGPPELALAVKIMRQVAAALQKAAERGIIHRDIKPENIMIARTGEVKVADFGLARQTGDAANAALTQIGITMGTPLYMSPEQVEGRPLDPRSDLYSFGVTCYQMLAGDTPFRGESALAIAVQHLKTQPERLENLRTDLPPALCRIVHKLLAKNPQGRYENARELLHDLRMLQLPGDESWEDIEELPAEERETLATISLATQHLAAVMQSASMPIIRRRYYLLMAAGTILGFAAGGLLAWETKKPLLAIHRDGVSVPRQNSAEDQYDMARMHSRDREAWLKSVEKYFPKNLEYGLRARKELALYYLQNGRDNEAYLLFEELAESPEPQHRAFGLAGTFFVLSKDGDYDEALNALAELGPLRKELEVEPRMLPLVQVALTEVRKQRGQETALQWEEWQKTLQPEDTEN; encoded by the coding sequence ATGGCGGACGTCTCACCCAACCTGCGCGAGTCGCCCGCCGATCCTGACCTGTCGGGTCGTCAGTTTGACGATTTTCGGTTGCTCCGCCGTTTGGCTCGCGGCGCCATGGCCGAAGTGTATCTGGCCGAACAAGGCTCCTTGCGCCGGCAAGTGGCTGTCAAGGTGCTGAAGAGCGATCTGGCCAAGGACGAAAGCTACGTCAAGCGCTTCCACAACGAAGCCCACGCCGCCGCCAGTCTCGTGCAGGCCAACATCGTGCAGATCTACGCCGTGGGCTGCGCGGACGGCGTCCATTACATCGCCCAAGAATACGTGCAGGGACAAAACCTGCGCGAATGGATGAGCCGTCGCGGTCCGCCCGAGCTCGCCCTGGCGGTGAAGATCATGCGCCAGGTCGCCGCGGCGCTGCAAAAAGCGGCCGAGCGCGGCATCATCCATCGCGACATCAAGCCCGAGAACATCATGATCGCCCGCACCGGTGAGGTGAAGGTGGCCGATTTCGGGCTGGCGCGGCAGACCGGCGATGCCGCCAACGCGGCGCTGACGCAAATTGGCATCACGATGGGCACGCCGCTGTACATGAGCCCTGAACAGGTCGAAGGCCGCCCGCTCGATCCGCGCAGCGATCTCTATTCGTTCGGCGTGACGTGTTACCAGATGCTCGCCGGCGATACACCCTTTCGCGGCGAGTCAGCCCTGGCTATTGCCGTGCAGCACTTGAAAACGCAGCCCGAGCGCTTGGAAAACCTGCGAACGGATCTGCCCCCGGCGTTGTGCCGCATCGTACACAAATTGCTGGCCAAGAACCCGCAAGGCCGCTATGAGAATGCCCGTGAGCTGCTGCACGACCTGCGCATGTTGCAGTTGCCCGGCGATGAATCGTGGGAGGACATTGAGGAACTGCCCGCGGAAGAGCGCGAGACGTTGGCCACGATCAGCCTGGCCACGCAGCACCTGGCCGCGGTCATGCAATCGGCGTCGATGCCGATCATCCGGCGGCGATACTATCTGCTGATGGCCGCGGGCACGATCTTGGGTTTCGCGGCCGGCGGCCTGCTGGCCTGGGAAACAAAAAAACCGCTGTTGGCGATCCACCGCGACGGGGTAAGTGTTCCCCGCCAGAATAGCGCCGAGGATCAATATGACATGGCCCGCATGCACTCGCGCGATCGCGAGGCCTGGCTAAAGAGCGTGGAGAAATATTTTCCCAAGAATCTCGAGTACGGGCTGCGGGCACGCAAAGAATTGGCACTTTACTATCTGCAAAACGGTCGCGACAACGAGGCTTATCTGTTGTTCGAGGAATTGGCCGAAAGCCCCGAGCCGCAACATCGTGCCTTTGGGCTGGCCGGCACTTTCTTCGTGCTTTCGAAGGACGGGGACTACGACGAAGCCCTCAACGCGCTGGCCGAATTGGGGCCATTGCGCAAGGAGCTGGAAGTCGAACCACGGATGCTGCCGTTGGTGCAGGTCGCCCTGACCGAAGTCCGCAAGCAGCGCGGCCAGGAAACCGCACTGCAGTGGGAGGAATGGCAGAAGACGCTGCAACCGGAGGATACGGAAAACTAG
- a CDS encoding PDZ domain-containing protein, producing MRLSTEDRAAFVLAILFVGAGTPGLMGRASAQVRDPFVDDPAVPTRQQKAPADEPGYLGIKVDDRGPGDGIRIIDVTPAGPAEKAGLKTGDLITAIGSMNVRSIDDFASRLAPFPVGAKVSFQLVRDGETVSADVVLGRRQAATPATPQMKLGPTSATAKRTAPAPLGIRVQPVNEELQRTLRLSGERGVHIARVTKNSAADKAGIPADAVILAIDGHNVGSPEEAAQILSSVRVGQSLSFTLNEAGTQVARTVVVEPAMRAASLPSPGAEPPRSLPSTPEANGAEIVVEDADDRVRVLERRVAELEGQLSRLNESLNKFRDDVKQLQIRSSNNSIQSVPPNGANDREESGPKFRLIPNSPEKPSP from the coding sequence GTGAGACTATCGACCGAGGATCGGGCTGCGTTCGTCCTGGCAATTCTCTTCGTGGGGGCAGGCACACCGGGCTTGATGGGACGCGCCTCTGCTCAGGTGCGAGATCCATTTGTTGACGACCCTGCCGTTCCTACCAGGCAGCAAAAGGCACCGGCCGACGAGCCAGGTTATCTCGGAATCAAAGTCGATGATCGTGGCCCAGGCGATGGAATTCGCATTATCGATGTTACCCCCGCTGGGCCCGCTGAAAAGGCTGGGCTGAAGACGGGTGATCTCATAACCGCGATCGGATCGATGAACGTACGATCGATCGACGACTTCGCCAGCCGATTGGCCCCGTTTCCCGTCGGCGCCAAGGTTTCCTTCCAACTCGTCCGCGATGGCGAAACGGTCTCGGCAGACGTCGTCTTGGGGCGCCGCCAGGCGGCAACGCCCGCGACACCGCAGATGAAACTGGGGCCAACGTCCGCGACCGCGAAAAGGACCGCGCCGGCGCCCTTGGGAATACGTGTCCAACCGGTTAATGAAGAATTGCAACGCACGTTACGGCTGTCGGGTGAGCGCGGCGTTCATATCGCCCGCGTCACCAAGAATTCCGCTGCTGACAAAGCGGGCATCCCGGCCGACGCCGTCATTTTGGCCATCGACGGCCACAATGTTGGCTCTCCCGAAGAGGCGGCGCAAATCCTTAGTTCGGTGCGCGTCGGTCAATCACTGTCGTTCACGCTCAACGAAGCCGGCACTCAAGTCGCGCGAACTGTCGTCGTGGAACCAGCGATGCGTGCGGCATCTTTACCATCGCCCGGGGCAGAGCCGCCGCGATCCCTTCCCTCAACACCGGAGGCGAACGGTGCCGAGATTGTTGTCGAAGATGCGGACGATCGCGTGCGAGTTCTCGAGCGCCGAGTGGCCGAGTTGGAAGGGCAGTTGTCGCGGCTTAACGAGTCACTGAACAAATTCCGCGACGATGTGAAGCAACTTCAAATTCGCTCCTCAAACAATTCGATTCAAAGCGTGCCGCCAAACGGAGCGAACGATCGCGAAGAATCAGGCCCTAAATTCCGGCTGATCCCCAACTCGCCGGAAAAGCCTTCGCCGTAA
- a CDS encoding circularly permuted type 2 ATP-grasp protein — protein MRFNSYETAGFYDEMFEASGRPRAGAAMLVQKIEALSSGEIKHCQQAAELALLNMGITFNVYGHEAGTEKVWPFDIVPRIIESHEWERIEKGLRQRITALNLFIDDVYHDQKIVKDGILPEDLLHSGKCYLAPCAGLNPPRGVWCHISGIDLVRDSDGQFYVLEDNMRCPSGVSYVLENREVMKRTFPQVFEGLCVRPVDDYPDRLLETLQYVAPPGVQDPMVVLLTPGVYNSAYFEHSFLAQQMGIELVTGSDLVVSEGFLYMRTTTGLRRVDVIYRRIDDDFLDPLELRKDSLLGVPGLLDVYRSGRVALANAPGTGIADDKAVYAYVPEIIRYYLGEDMLLSNVPTFVCSDDKHRQHVLANLDKFVVKEANGSGGYGMLMGPMASKSEREKFHDLISHEPRKYIAQPMLAISRVPTIVNEGFEGRHVDLRPYILYGKDIYVLPGGLTRVALEKGSLVVNSSQGGGSKDTWVLGARVDDVQPEACQTPVAAAEVN, from the coding sequence ATGCGTTTTAATTCCTACGAGACTGCCGGTTTCTACGACGAAATGTTCGAAGCGAGCGGCCGGCCACGCGCCGGTGCCGCAATGCTCGTGCAGAAGATCGAAGCCCTCAGCTCGGGCGAGATCAAGCACTGCCAACAAGCTGCCGAATTGGCACTGTTGAACATGGGCATCACATTCAACGTCTACGGCCACGAAGCCGGCACCGAGAAAGTTTGGCCCTTCGACATCGTTCCTCGCATCATCGAGTCCCACGAGTGGGAACGCATCGAAAAGGGACTGCGCCAGCGGATCACGGCGCTGAACCTGTTCATCGATGACGTCTATCACGATCAAAAAATCGTCAAGGACGGCATCCTGCCCGAGGATCTGCTGCACTCTGGCAAATGCTACCTGGCCCCCTGCGCCGGGTTGAATCCGCCGCGGGGCGTGTGGTGCCACATCTCGGGCATCGATCTGGTGCGCGACTCGGATGGACAGTTCTATGTGCTTGAGGACAACATGCGCTGCCCGTCGGGCGTGTCGTATGTGCTCGAAAATCGCGAAGTCATGAAACGGACGTTCCCGCAAGTCTTTGAAGGACTTTGCGTGCGCCCTGTCGACGATTATCCAGATCGATTGCTAGAGACCTTGCAATACGTGGCGCCGCCTGGCGTGCAAGACCCGATGGTCGTGCTGCTGACGCCCGGCGTCTACAACTCGGCGTACTTCGAGCATTCGTTCCTGGCACAGCAAATGGGAATCGAGCTCGTCACGGGTTCGGACCTCGTGGTCAGCGAAGGCTTTCTCTACATGCGCACGACGACGGGCCTGCGGCGCGTGGACGTCATTTATCGTCGCATCGATGATGATTTCCTCGATCCGCTCGAGTTGCGCAAGGACTCGCTCTTAGGCGTACCGGGGCTGCTCGACGTTTATCGCTCGGGCCGGGTGGCGCTGGCCAACGCCCCGGGCACAGGCATCGCCGACGACAAGGCGGTCTACGCCTACGTGCCTGAAATCATCCGCTATTATCTGGGCGAGGATATGTTGCTGTCGAACGTGCCGACGTTTGTATGTTCGGACGACAAACATCGTCAACACGTGCTGGCCAACCTCGACAAGTTCGTCGTCAAAGAGGCCAACGGCTCCGGCGGCTACGGTATGCTGATGGGACCGATGGCATCGAAAAGCGAACGCGAAAAGTTCCACGACCTGATCTCGCACGAGCCGCGCAAATATATCGCGCAACCCATGCTGGCGATCAGTCGCGTGCCGACGATCGTCAACGAAGGATTCGAAGGACGTCACGTCGACCTACGGCCGTACATTCTGTACGGCAAGGACATCTACGTGCTGCCCGGCGGGCTGACGCGCGTGGCGCTCGAAAAGGGATCGCTGGTCGTCAACTCGTCGCAAGGGGGCGGCAGCAAAGACACTTGGGTGCTGGGTGCTCGCGTCGATGACGTGCAGCCCGAGGCATGCCAGACACCCGTGGCCGCGGCGGAGGTCAACTGA
- a CDS encoding DUF805 domain-containing protein, with the protein MATEWFYSRSGQQLGPISSKDLQELARIGKLAADDLVWKEGLQHWVPARKIKGLFPDVAAIAPRPPASPPPMPPAVEPLKPSSPDGFGFHWYVLAWKKFGDASGRARRMEYWTFILFNNLALILFSFIDGFAGTSGVLSLLYLCAALVPIAATGIRRLHDTDLSGWWILLACIPLLGIVLLVFFVRDSQPGTNKYGPNPKEAV; encoded by the coding sequence ATGGCAACCGAATGGTTTTATTCCCGGAGCGGGCAGCAGCTCGGCCCGATCTCGTCGAAGGATCTGCAGGAACTTGCTCGAATCGGCAAGCTCGCCGCTGACGACCTGGTGTGGAAAGAAGGCTTACAACACTGGGTTCCAGCACGCAAAATCAAGGGCTTATTTCCGGATGTCGCGGCGATCGCTCCACGGCCACCGGCAAGTCCTCCTCCTATGCCGCCGGCCGTTGAACCGCTCAAACCAAGCTCACCCGACGGGTTTGGTTTTCATTGGTATGTCCTCGCGTGGAAGAAGTTTGGGGATGCCTCAGGGCGAGCGAGGCGCATGGAGTACTGGACCTTTATCCTTTTCAACAACCTTGCGCTGATTCTGTTCAGTTTCATCGACGGGTTTGCGGGTACCTCAGGCGTATTGAGTTTGCTGTATCTCTGTGCCGCCCTGGTTCCCATCGCCGCTACGGGCATCCGGAGGCTCCACGATACAGACCTCAGCGGTTGGTGGATCCTGCTCGCTTGTATTCCCCTTCTAGGCATCGTCCTCTTGGTTTTCTTTGTGCGTGACAGCCAACCAGGAACAAACAAATACGGTCCCAACCCGAAGGAAGCGGTCTAG